Proteins encoded together in one Deinococcus aerius window:
- a CDS encoding ABC transporter ATP-binding protein has protein sequence MTTTSPPPAHDRTFALSRRLFTYRPGLFAFNLLMWGMVHAAPALLTLAVSGVFRHLEEADPLRSAGAPIDPLVAAAWVSVGWFAFVRLSRFGIFYGAFVAWIELWYTLDALVRRNLLSYLLTARGSRRLPDTPAEAVSRFRDDVDDVAAYTEVWVDGWGLVAYCLIAVTLMARVDPIITALVCTPLLLMIVFVQRLSPKIRTYRRRMREATARVTDFIGETFGAVSAVKLAAREDQMVARMAALGEVRRRAALRDVLLTELIRGVNTNMVNVAVGLVLLLGANKVRGGALDVADFVLFIGLLPRLTGSMGFFGDAIARHRRTGVSYDRMERLLQDAPAGTVVAHHPVHLYDEPPARDTAPEARPLEELRVEGLTAHHPSGAGITDVSFTLHRGEFVVVTGRIGSGKTTLLRALLGLMPLDSGRILWNGEEVTDPATFLVPPRSAYTAQIPSLFSDTLRENVLSGSDPERLERAVRLAVLEPDVAQLPAGLDTQVGARGVKLSGGQVQRTAVARMLARDADLLVFDDVSSALDARTEALLWDGLFRETDATCLVVSHRRAALTRADRILLLEHGHLTDSGTLAELLDRSEEMRALWAEDVDTVAT, from the coding sequence ATGACCACCACCTCGCCCCCCCCCGCCCACGACCGCACCTTCGCCCTCTCCCGGCGGCTCTTCACGTACCGGCCGGGGCTCTTCGCCTTCAACCTGCTGATGTGGGGGATGGTCCACGCCGCGCCCGCGCTGCTCACCCTGGCCGTCAGCGGCGTATTCCGGCACCTGGAGGAGGCGGACCCGCTCCGGTCGGCGGGCGCGCCCATCGACCCGCTGGTCGCCGCCGCCTGGGTGTCGGTCGGATGGTTCGCGTTCGTGCGCCTCAGCCGCTTCGGCATCTTCTACGGGGCGTTCGTGGCCTGGATCGAGCTGTGGTACACGCTGGACGCCCTGGTGCGGCGCAACCTGCTGAGCTACCTGCTCACTGCCCGGGGCTCGCGCCGCCTCCCCGACACCCCCGCCGAGGCGGTCAGCCGCTTCCGCGACGACGTGGACGACGTGGCCGCCTACACCGAGGTCTGGGTGGACGGCTGGGGCCTGGTCGCCTACTGCCTCATCGCGGTCACGCTGATGGCGCGGGTGGACCCCATTATCACGGCGCTGGTCTGCACGCCGCTCCTGCTGATGATCGTGTTCGTGCAGCGCCTCTCGCCCAAGATCCGCACCTACCGCCGGCGGATGCGTGAGGCGACCGCCCGAGTGACCGACTTCATCGGCGAGACTTTCGGGGCCGTCAGCGCCGTGAAGCTCGCCGCCCGCGAGGATCAGATGGTCGCCCGCATGGCCGCCCTCGGCGAGGTGCGCCGCCGCGCGGCCCTGCGCGACGTGCTCCTCACCGAGCTGATCCGCGGCGTGAACACCAACATGGTGAACGTGGCGGTGGGGCTGGTGCTGCTGCTGGGCGCGAACAAGGTGCGGGGCGGGGCACTCGACGTGGCCGACTTCGTGCTGTTCATCGGCCTGCTGCCGCGCCTGACCGGCTCGATGGGCTTTTTCGGCGACGCGATTGCCCGCCATCGGCGCACCGGGGTCAGCTACGACCGGATGGAACGGCTGCTCCAGGACGCGCCCGCCGGAACAGTCGTCGCCCACCACCCCGTCCACCTGTATGACGAGCCGCCCGCCAGGGACACCGCGCCCGAAGCCCGTCCCCTGGAGGAACTGCGGGTGGAGGGCCTGACCGCCCATCATCCCAGCGGCGCGGGAATCACCGACGTGAGCTTCACCCTGCACCGGGGCGAGTTTGTCGTCGTCACCGGGCGCATCGGCAGTGGCAAAACGACCCTGCTGCGCGCCCTGCTCGGCCTGATGCCGCTTGACTCGGGGCGCATCCTCTGGAACGGCGAGGAGGTCACGGACCCCGCCACCTTCCTCGTCCCGCCCCGCAGCGCGTACACCGCCCAGATTCCCAGCCTCTTCTCCGACACCCTGCGCGAGAACGTGTTGAGCGGCAGCGACCCGGAGAGGCTGGAGCGGGCCGTACGGCTCGCCGTGCTGGAACCCGATGTGGCGCAGCTTCCGGCGGGGCTGGACACCCAGGTCGGCGCCCGCGGCGTCAAGCTCTCCGGCGGGCAGGTGCAGCGCACCGCCGTCGCCCGCATGCTCGCCCGCGACGCCGATCTCCTCGTGTTCGACGACGTGTCCAGTGCGCTGGACGCCCGCACGGAAGCCCTCTTGTGGGACGGCCTCTTCCGCGAGACGGACGCCACCTGCCTCGTCGTCTCGCACCGCCGCGCCGCCCTGACCCGCGCCGACCGCATCCTGCTGCTGGAGCACGGGCACCTGACCGACTCGGGGACGCTGGCCGAGCTATTGGACCGCAGCGAGGAGATGCGGGCGCTGTGGGCGGAGGACGTGGATACGGTGGCTACCTGA